CTGCGAAGGGCCATTGCGGAGGGAGGAGAGGGTGTTCTTGAACATGGCGCGTGCAGGGTGCGTTGGCTCGATGGCGGCGCGGGCTCAGGCGCGCAGTGCCGAGGCCGGCCCCATGGGCGGCGCTGCCGAAGGGTTCGCGGCGGCGCCCGGGCTCGCCGCCTGCCCGATGCGCTGCAGTGCCAGCGTCCAAAGCGCCTGCTCCGCGCCAAAGCGCAGCAGTTGATCGGGCAGTTCGGGCCCTTGCAGCGCCGACGCCGGCAGATCGGTCATCAACAGCCACTCGCCCTCGTCGTCGCGGCCCACGCGCAGCGGGCCGTGCTCGGGCCACTGGGCGTTGTGCAGCAGGGCGGCCCGGCTGGCCGCCAGTTCGTGCTCGGGCTCGGGTTGGCCCAGGGGGGCGGTGAGCACCAGGCGCGGCGGCTCGTCGGCCCATTCGGCCAGCAGTTCGTGGCCACTGGCCAGCGCCAGCACCCAGGCGCTCGAATCCAGCCGTGTCACCATGCCCAGCTCGGGCACCGCCTGCGTCGCCTGATCGAGCGCGGTGTCGACGTCGTCGGGGGTGAGCAGGGGCATGGGGCACTCCGGGCGGTGGAATGCGTGTGGGTGCCCCCAGGCCCCACCCCGATCCGGGCTTAAGCCTTCACGACTCGGTCAAAAGACCGGCCTCAGCGCCGCTTGGCGCCCAGCTTGCGGTAGATGGTGGCGCGGCTGATGCCGAGCGCGCGCGCGGCTTCCATCACGTTGCCACGCGCGTCGTCCACCGCTTTGCGGATCATCGAGGTTTCGAAGTCCTTGAGCGGCACGCCCTGGGGCGCGGGCGCGCTGCGCGCGGCGCGGCGTTCGGGCTGGGCCAGCACCTGCAGACGCAGGCCCGACCACAGCGGCACCTCCTGCGCGCCCAGGTGGGCGGTGGCGGCGTCGAACAGGCTTTCCACCGGGGCCGCGAAGTACAGGCTCGCGTGGCCGGCCTCCTGGCCCATGGGCACGCACAGCATGTCGGCCGCGGGGCGGTTGAGGCCAGTGATGGCGCCGTCGGCGTCGAGGCAGACCAGGCCGTCGCTGTCGTCGCCGAGCACGCGGCCGGGCCAGTTCATGCGCAGCAGCAGGTGGTGCGGCCGCGCCAGGGCCAGCGCGTTCTCGATGCTGCGCGCCGACTGCGACACCAGGTGCTTGAGCGCGGGTTGCTCGGTCACGTTCACGCCTGTGAGGTCGAGCATGCCCACACAGCGGCCGTCCGGGTCCCAGATGGGCGCGCCGGCGCAGCTGTAGATGCTGGTGGCGTCGAAGAAGTGTTCGCCGCGGTGCAGCCACACCGGCTGCAGGTCGGTCAGCGCCATGCCGATGGCGGTCGTGCCCACGGCGCGCTCGGACAGGTCCACGCCGAGCCGGGCGATGCGGCTGACGCTGGGCTCGTGCAGGTCCACCGGGCCGTTGACGTCGATCACCACGCCTTGCGCGTCGGTGAGGATGGCGAAGTAGCGCGTGTGCGCCATGGCCCGGGAGAGCGAGCGGATCACCGGCGCGGCCGCCTGCAGCAGGGGCTGGCTGGCTTCCATGGCGCGGCGCGCCTGGGCCGCGCTCACCGGGTCGAAGCTCACGCTGCGCCGCGGGTCCAGCCCTTGCTGCAGACAGCGCCGCCACGAGCGCGCCACCCACGGCGCCAGGCGCGGGCCGGCTTCGGGGTTGCGGCCGTCGAGCACGGCGCGGCGGGCCTGTTCGATCAGGGCCAGCCGGTCGTGGGCGGGAGAGGGGGGGCTGAGCGGCATGGAGGCCATTGGAGCAGTCCGTTCGGGGAGGATCAACCGATGACCGCGCCGCTGGGGGGCGGGGCCTCGGTGCTGGGCAGGCTGACGGGCAGGCCGGTGTCTTGCGCCAGCCGCTCGAGGTCGTCGGGCGTGTCGAGGTCGCGCACATGCCGCGGGTTGTCGGTGGGCCAGGCGGCCACCGCGTCGGGCTGATCGCGGCGCCAGGCGCGCAGGCCGCCGTGGCCGCGGCCGCGCAGCGTGGCGCAGGCGATCTCGTCGAGCACCACCGGGTGGCCGGGCTGGCCGTTCACCGTGGGCACCAGGGCATGCAGCCCGCGCTCGCGCCGATCGAAGGCGTCGAGCGCGGCCTGCAGCGCGGACGCATCGAGCAGGGGCAGGTCGGCCAGCAGCACTAGGAGCCGGTCGGGCATGGCGGTGAGGTGGCGCAGGCCGGTGTGCAGGGAGTCGGACGGGTCGTCACCGGGCTGGGGGTTGCGCACCACCAGGGGCCAGAGCGCGCGCGGCAGGGTGTTGAGGTGGCGCAGGATGGCCGCGCCGTGCGGGCCGCCGACCACCAGCACGGTGTTCACCGCGGGCAGCGCCTGCAGCGATTCGAGCAGCCGCTGCAGCAGCGTGCGGCCGCCGAGGCGCACCAGGCATTTGGGAATGCTCCCCAGGCGCTGGCCCGCACCGGCGGCCAGTATCAGCGCGGTGGTGGTCATGCGGCAGGTGTCTCGTTTTGGAACAGCACCCCCGTATCCTGCACGAAGCGTGCCCGGCGCGGGTTCAGTCGGCTTCGCGCACGAAGCAGGCCACGGGCTCATTGGGGTCGATCTCGAGCCGGTCCTTGGCCTCGCCCACCGCGAGGTCGCGCGGCAGCGGCACGCCGTTCTTCACGGCCAGCAGCTCGGCCATCACGCTCACCGCGATCTCGGCCGGCGTCTTGCTGCCGATGTAGATGCCGATGGGCCCGCGCAGGCGCGCCAGGCCCTCCTCGGTCTGGTCGAAGTGCTCGATGAGCCGCGCGTGGCGCAGCGCCTGGTTGCGCCGCGAGCCGATGGCGCCGATGTAGAAGGCCTCGGTCTCCAGCGCTTCGAGCAGCGCCAGGTCGTCGAGCTTGGGGTCGTGGGTGAGGGCGACGATGGCGGTGCGCCGGTCGGCGCGGAAGCCGCGCACCAGGTCGTCGGGCATCTCGTGCGAAAGCGTCACGCCCGGCACCTGCCAGGCCCCGCGGTATTCCTCGCGCGGGTCGCAGACGGTGACCGAGAAGCCGCTGAACAGCGCCATGGTGGCCAGGTACTCGGTGAGCTGGCCGGCGCCGATCATGAGCAGCCGGTACTCGGGGCCGAAGGCGTTGTGCAGCCAGCCCTCGTGCTCGCGCAGCGCCTCGGGCTGTTCGATGTCGGTGAGCACCACGCGGCCGGTGGCGATCTCGGTGCTGCGCTGGGCCATGCGGCCCGCGCTCAGGCGCGCCACCAGGTCGTCGAGCGTGGCCGCGTCGGGGTTGAATTCGAGCAGCAGTTCCAGCGTGCCGCCGCAGGGCAGGCCGAAGCGGTGGGCCTCGTCGGCGCTCACGCCGTACTTCACCTTGCGCGGCGGGCCGTCCTGCAGGGCGTCGCGGTAGCGGTGGATCAGGTCGTCCTCGATGCAGCCGCCCGAGACCGAGCCCACCACCGCGCCGCCCTCGCACAGGGCCATGATGGAGCCCACCGGGCGCGGCGAACTGCCCCAGGTGCGCATGACGGTGGCCAGCAGCGTGGCCTTGCCCGCGCGCCGCCAGTCCAGCAGGGTGCGCAGCACGAAAAGATCGAGGTTTTCCATGGTCGGTGTCACCGCCAGGCGGCGGTGAAGAAGAAGGCAGCGGCAATGACGAAGACGGCCCCGAACCGGGGTGGCGGTGCCCGCATTTTTCCTCGAAGCGTCGGCCGCAGCCGTCGGTGATGCCTTTGGCCGCACGGTCGACAAGGCGTTGGCCGGGCTGGGCGATCTTGCCACCCACGGCGGACCTGGCGGTCGGGTTGGGGTGCGTGTGTCCGCTGTCGCAATCTGAGACTTTGTGGGGCCGGCAAACATCCCACTGGGGTTAACCCTAGGCGATTCGGTGCGGTCGGCTTCAAACAATCGTATGCAGACGCTTGCATACGTCCCGCTTTGCAAGGCGTCGCCCCACAGGAGACAAGAATGCAGAAGGTGCTTCACATCAACCCCGACAAATGCACGGGTTGCCTGCAGTGCGAGATGGCGTGTTCGTTCGAGAACTACGGCATCTACGCCACGTCGAAGTCGCGCATCAAGGTGTTCGACTTCCACCACACGGGCAAGAAGGTGCCCTACACCTGCACGCAGTGCGACGAGGCCTGGTGCCTGCACGCCTGCCCGGTGGAGGCCATCAAGGTCGACAAGGACACCGGCGCCAAGGTGGTCAACGAGACCACCTGCGTGGGCTGCAAGGTCTGCACCATCGCCTGCCCGTTCGGCACCATCAACTACGTGCAGGAAACCGGCAAGGTGCAGAAGTGCGACCTCTGCGGTGGCGACCCGGCCTGCGCCGACGCCTGCCCCACCGGCGCGATCACCTTCATCGACGCCAACTGGACCGGCATCGACCGCATGAAACAGTGGGCCGACAAGCTGGGCAACCAGCCGAGCGCCGCCTGACCCGTAGCCGCACAAGGAGACCCTCATGTCCTGGGCTGGAAAAATCCTCCGCGTCAACCTGAGCGCGGGCACCGTCACCTCCGAACCGCTGAACATGCAGTGGGCCCGCGCCTACATCGGCTCGCGCGGCCTCGGCAGCAAGTACCTTACGAGCGAGGTCGACCCCAAGGTCGACCCGCTCTCGCCGGACAACAAGATCATCTGGGCCACCGGCCCGCTGACCGGCACCATGGCCTCCACCGGCGGCCGCTACACCGTGATCACCAAGGGCCCGCTCACGGGCGCCATCGCCTGCTCGAACTCGGGCGGCTACTGGGGCGCCGAGCTCAAGATGGCGGGCTGGGACATGGTGATCTTCGAGGGCAAGAGCCCCAAGCCCGTGTTCCTCTACATCAACGACGACGTGGCCGAGCTGCGCGACGCCTCGCACCTGTGGGGCCAGACGGTGTGGAAGACCGAGGAGATGGTCAAGACCCAGCTCCAGGACCCGCTGGTGCGCGTCTCCTGCATCGGCCAGGCCGGTGAGAACCAGGTGCTCTACGCCGCCGTGGTCAACGACCTGCACCGCGCGGCCGGCCGCTCGGGCGTGGGCGCGGTGATGGGCAGCAAGAACCTCAAGGCCATTGCGGTGCGCGGCACCAAGGGCGTGGGCAACATCCGCGACCCCAAGGCCTTCATGCAGGTCACCAAGGAGAAGAAGAAGATCCTGGCGGAGAACGCGGTCACCGGTCAGGGCCTGCCCACCTATGGCACCCAGGTGCTGATGAACGTGATCAACGAGGTGGGCGCGCTGCCCACGCGCAACCACCGCGACGTGCAGTTCGAAGGCGCCAAGGACATCTCGGCCGAGGCCATGGCCACGCCGCGCGAGAGCGACGGCAAGAAGCACCTGGTGACCAACCAGGCCTGCTTCGGGTGCACCATCGCGTGCGGTCGCATCAGCAAGATCGACGAGACCCACTTCACCGTGCAAAACAAGCCGCAGTACTGGGGCGCCAGCGGCGGCCTTGAATACGAAGCGGCCTGGGCGCTGGGCGCGGCCAACGGCGTGAACGACCTCGAGGCCCTGCAGTACGCCAACCTGCTGTGCAACGAGTACGGCATGGACCCCATCAGCTTCGGCGCCACCGTGGGCGCGGTGATGGAGCTCTACGAAATGGGCGTGCTCACCAAGGAGCAGATCGGCGTGGACGCGCCCTTCGGCTCGGCCGCCGCGCTCGCCGCCTTCGCCGAGATGACCGGCAAGGGCGAGGGCTTCGGCAAGGAGATCGGCCTGGGTTCGGCGCGCCTCACGAAGAAGTACGGCCACCCCGACCTCTCGATGAGCGTGAAGGGCCAGGAATTCCCCGCCTACGACGGCCGCGCCATCCAGGGCATCGGCCTGGCCTACGCCACCAGCAACCGCGGCGCGTGCCACCTGCGCGGCTACACCATCGCCTCGGAAGTGCTGGGCATCCCGGTCAAGACCGACCCGGTGGAGAGCGAGGGCAAGCCCGAACTCGTGAAGGCCTTCCAGGACGCCACCGCCGCGTTCGATTCGTCGGGCCTGTGCGTGTTCACCACCTTCGCCTGGGGCGTGGCCGATCTGGCCCCGCAACTGCAGGCCGCGTGCGACGAGCAGTACACCACCGAGGAACTCGAAAAGATCGGCGAGCGCATCTGGAACATGGAGCGCGAGTTCAACAACGCCGCGGGCTTCACCAAGGCCGACGACTCGCTGCCCAAGCGCCTGCTCACCGAGGCCGCCAAGACCGGCCCCGCCAAGGGCATGGTCAGCAAGCTGCCCGAGATGCTGCCCAAGTACTACGCGGCGCGCGGCTGGGACAGCGAAGGCCGCCCCACCGCGGAAACCAAGGCGCGGCTCGGCCTGTAAGCACGCATGCACCACGTCATCCTCGGCGCCGGCCCGTCCGGCGTGATCGCGGCCGAGACCATTCGCAAGCACGCGCCGCTCGACACCATCACCCTCGTGGGCGATGAGGCCGAGCCGCCGTACTCGCGCATGGCCATTCCCTACCTGCTCATCGGCAACATCGACGAGCGCGGCACCTACCTGCGCAAGGGCGCGTCGCACTACGACGCGCTGCGCGTGCGCCAGGTGCGCGCGCGCGCCACGGCGGTCGACAGCGCGCGCCGCACCGTCACGCTCGACGACGGCCAGACCCTGGCCTTCGACAAGCTGCTGATCGCCACCGGCTCGCACCCGGTGCGTCCGCCCATCCCGGGCATGGATGCACCCGGTGTGCACCCGTGCTGGACGCTGGAAGACGCGCGCGCCATCATGGCGCGCGCCAAGCCCGGCGCACGCGTGCTGCAGATGGGCGCCGGCTTCATCGGCTGCATCATCATGGAGGCGCTCAAGCAGCGCGGCGTGGCGCTGAGCGTGGTGGAGATGGGCGACCGCATGGTGCCGCGCATGATGGGTCCCACCGCGGGCGGCATGATCAAGCGCTGGTGCGAAGCCCAGGGCGTGAAGGTCTACACCGGCACGCGCGTGGAAGCCATCGAGCCCCAGGCCGGTGGCGCTCTGCGCGTGAAGCTCTCGGGCGGCGACACGGTGGAGGCCGATCTCGTGATCAGCGCCACCGGCGTGCGCCCGGCCATCGGCTTCCTGAAAGACTCGGGCATCACCTGCCTGCAGGGCGTGCTCACCGACGAGCACCTGCAGACCAACGTGCCCGGCATCTACGCCGCGGGCGACTGCGCGGAGGCCTACGACAAGGTCAGCGGCAAAACCATCGTGAGCGCGATCCAGCCCAACGCCGCCGAGCAGGCGCGCGTGGCCGCGCTCAACATGGTGGGGCAGGTGGCCGAGCTCAAGGGCGTCACGCAGATCAACGTGCTCGACACCCTGGGCATGATCTCGGCCAGCTTCGGCAACTGGGAAGGCGTGCCCGGCGGCGAACACGTGGAGCTCACCGACCTGAACGCCGGCCGCCACCTGAGCCTGCAGTTCAAGGGCGATCAGCTCGTGGGCTGCAACTCGGTGGGCTGGACCGAACACGTGGGCGTGATGCGCGGCCTGGTCGAAGGCCAGGTGAAGCTGGGCGAGTGGAAGGACAAGCTCAAGGCCGACCCGACGCGCCTGATGGACGCCTACCTGGCGTCCGCGCAGGCGCAAGGCCACTGGGCCGGTGCCGGCGACACGCGCCGACGCTGAACATGAGCCCCCACGCTCCGCCGCTGCGCGGGTCGCTGCCCCCCGAGGGGGCTGCCCCGCCTTGGGGCGGCCCGGCGGCGGGGCGTCCTCACGGACTCCCATGAAGATCACCTTCAAGCTCTTCGCCACCCTCACCGACTACCTGCCGCACGAGGCGCGCCGCGCCAACCAGGTCGATCTCGACGTGGCGCCCGGCACCACCGTGCAGCAGGTGATCGACCCCTACGGCATGCCGCCCAAGCTCGTCCACCTGGTGCTGGTGAACGGGCGCTTCGTGCCGCCCGAGCAGCGCGCGGGCACGGCGCTCGCCGACGGCGACGTGCTCGCCGTGTGGCCGCCCATCGCGGGCGGCTGAAGCGGCGACCTGCGCCGCCCGCACCGTGCAAAGCCACTACCCCGAGCGCTTCGAGCGCGACATGGGCTGCACCGAGGCCGACTGGCTGCGTTGGCTGCCCGATGCCATCGGTGCCGCGGCGTGGCAGCTCGGGCCGGATCGCGCGCAGGTCGAGCTGCCTCCGGGCCGCCTCGAACTGCGCTGGCAGCTCATGCCGCCGCGCACCATCGCGCTGGTGCGCCTGCCCGTGCTGCGCGTGGCCTTCCGCTTCGAAGGCCTGAACGACGCGCAGCGCCTGGCCTTCATGCGTCGCTTCGACCTGTACATGCAGCGCGGCGGCGGCTGAGGCTTGCACAGGCGTATCGCGGCGCTTTGCAAACGGTGACGCGCGCGCCAATTAGTGCGCTCGCGGTAGTGCCGCAGAGACAGGCCCCTCCTAACCTCGCGGGCGTTTCCAAGGAGGGCGCCCCGTGAGCGCGAAACGCAACATCGAGCACGACAGCGAATTCAGCAACCCGGTGTACGCCGCCAAGATGCGGCGCAAGCGCTGGTTGCGCCGCCTGTGCGTGCTGCTCGGCATCGCCCTGGCGATCGTGCTCTGGGGCCTGGGCTTCAAGGGGGCCCGCCTGTGAGCACACCCAACCCGAACAAGCCCCGGTCCGGCTGGGCCGAAGGCGACTGCTACAGCCTTGAACTCGTGCCCGCCCCCCAGCCGCGCCGGCGCTGGCGCCGCTGGCTGCTCGGGCTGCTGCTCATCGGCTTGCTCGTGGTGGCGGCCGTGGTGGCCGTGTGGCTGCACAAGGCCCAGCGCATCGACGCCCCTCAACCACCCGCCAGGTTGCGCAGCAGGTAGCGCGCCAGGGCCTTCCAGAAATCCAGGCCCGAATGCTGGTCCCACACCAGCGACACGTCGGCCACCGCCTTGTGGCCGATCATGGCGAGCAGGCCGACGATGCACACGATGGCCACGGCCTGCAGCACTGTCTGCGAGGAGGGCGCTTTCATCGGCGTTGGCGCCTCGCCCACCGCCCTCACACGTGCCCGAAATCCCGCCGCAGCGTGGGCAGGCCCACGCCCGCGGCGTCGAAGCCGCCGTCGACCGCGAGCACCTGACCGGTCACGTAGCTCGCCTCGGGCGAGCACAGAAAGCCGATGCCGTTGGCGATCTCTTCTTCGGTGCCGTAGCGCGCGAGCGGCACGGTGTCGTGGTAGTCGGCGCGGATGGCCGGGGTGTGCACCTGCTTGGCCATGGCGGTTTCCACCGGGCCGGGCGCGATCGCGTTGCAGCGGATGCCCAGGCCCGCGAGTTCCACCGCCTGCTGCTTGGTGAGGTGGATCAGCGCGGCCTTGCTCGTGCCGTACGCCACGCGCAAGGTGCTCGCGCGCAGGCCCGAGATGGACGCGATGTTCACGATCGCACCGCCGCCGTTGCGCCGCATCACCGGCACGCAGGCCTGGCTCAGCAGGAACACGCCGTCGAGGTTGGTCGCCATCACGTAGCGCCACTCTTCGAAGCTGGTCTGCACCAGCGGCTTGAACACGGCCACGCCCGCGTTGTTCACGAGCGCGTCGATGCGGCCCAGCGCGGCGTCCACCTGCGCCACCATTGCCGCCACCTGCGCGGGGTCGGACACGTCGGCGTGCACGGCCAGCGCGCGTCCCGGGCTTTCGGCCTCCAGCGCGGCGTGGGCCGTGGTGAGGGCGGGCGCGTCCTTGTCGACCACGGCCACGCGCCAGCCGCGTGCGAGGAACCAGCGCGCGCTGGCCAGGCCGATGCCGCGCGCGGCGCCGGTGACGATCGCCACGCGCTCGGGCGTGGCCTGCAGGGCTTGCAGGGATTCGGACATGGCGCGCTCAGTTGCGCGTCTGGTCGACGAGCTTGTTCTTGGCGATCCAGGGCATCATGGCGCGCAGCTGGGCGCCCACCACCTCGATGCTGTGCGCGGCCGTGTTGCGCCGGCGCGCGGTCATGCTCGGGTAGCCGGTGCGGCCTTCGAGGATGAACATCTTGGCGTAGTCGCCGTTCTGGATGCGCTTGAGCGCGTTGCGCATGGCCGCGCGCGACTGCTCGTTGATCACCTCGGGGCCGGTCACGTACTCGCCGAACTCCGCGTTGTTGGAGATCGAGTAGTTCATGTTCGCAATGCCGCCTTCGTAGATCAGGTCCACGATGAGCTTGAGCTCGTGCAGGCACTCAAAGTAGGCCATCTCGGGCGCGTAGCCGGCTTCCACCAGCGTCTCGTAGCCCATCTTGATCAGCTCGACCGCGCCGCCGCACAGCACGGCCTGCTCGCCGAACAGGTCGGTCTCGGTCTCTTCCTTGAAGTTGGTCTCGATGATGCCGGCCTTGCCGCCGCCGTTGGCCATGGCGTAGCTCAGCGCCAGGTCGCGCGCCTTGCCCGTCTTGTCCTGGTGCACCGCCACCAGGTGCGGCACGCCGCCGCCCTGGGTGTAGGTGCTGCGCACGGTGTGGCCCGGGGCCTTGGGCGCGACCATCCACACGTCCAGGTCGGCGCGCGGCACCACCTGGTTGTAGTGCACGTTGAAGCCGTGCGCGAAGGCCAGCGAGGCGCCCTGCTTGATGTTGGGCTCGACGTTGTTCTTGTAGACCTCGGCGATCTGCTCGTCGGGCAGCAGGATCATCACCACGTCGGCGGCTTTCACCGCGTCGTTGACTTCCATCACCGTCAGGCCGGCCTTGCCCACCTTGTCCCACGAGGCCCCGCCCTTGCGCAGGCCCACCACCACCTTCACGCCGCTGTCGTTGAGGTTCTGCGCGTGCGCGTGGCCCTGGCTGCCGTAGCCGATGATCGCCACCGTCTTGCCCTTGATGAGGGACAGGTCGCAGTCCTTGTCGTAGAAAACTTTCATGGTGTCTTGTCTGTGGTTGCGGTGAGGGTCACACGGCCGCCGCCGCGGGGGCGTCGGCCATGAGCGATAGCGCCGCCTCGATCACGGCGGCGGGCGAGATGCGGGCCACGGCCTCGAGGCGCGAGGCGTAACCCACGGGGATGCGGGGCGCGCCCAGGCGCGCGATGCGGCAGCCCGTGGCCTGCACCGCGGTGGCGGCCACCTCGGCGCCGAAGCCGCCGGGCTGCACGGCGTCGTGCACCACCAGCAGGCGGCGCGTGCGGGCGGCGTCGCGCAGCACGGTGTCGCGGTCCCAGGGCCAGAGGGTGCCGAGGTCGATCACGCTGGCGTTCACGCCTTGTGCGGCGAGCGCCTCGGCGGCCTGCGTGGCGGTGTGCACCGCGGCCGACCAGCTCACGATGCTGAGGTCGTCGCCCTGGCGCAGCACCTGGGCGCGGCCGGGTTCGTGCACCCGCGTGTCGTCGACCTCGCCCTGCAGGCCCCAGAGCTCCTTGTTCTCCATGTAGATCACCGGGTCCTCGCCGCGCAGGGCCTGGGTCAGCATGCTGTAGTTGTCCTGCGGCGTGGCCGGGCACATCACCACCACGCCGGGCAGGTGGGCGAACCAGGCCTCGAGGCTTTGCGAGTGCTGCGCGGCCGAGTTGGCCCACAGGCCGATGGGCATGCGCATGACCAGCGGCACGCGGCCCTGGCCGCCGAACATGTAGCGGTTCTTCGCGGCCTGGTTGACGATCTCGTCCATGCCGCAGAGCGCGAAGTCGACCACGCGCATCTCGACCACGGGGCGCATGCCGACCAGGGCCATGCCCACGCCAGCGCCCACGATGGTGGCCTCGGAAATCGGCGTGTCGATCACGCGCTCGGCGCCGAAGCGGGCCTGCAGGCCCTTGTACTGCTGGAAGATGCCGCCCCGGCCCACGTCTTCGCCCATCACCACCACGCGCGGGTCGTCGCGCATCGCGTTGGCCACGGCGAGCACGGCCGCTTCGGCATAGGTCATGCGGGTCACAGCCATGCGCCGGCTCCGGTGGTTTGAATGTCGGTGTAGGCCGCGGCCACGTCGGGCGGCGGCGAGGCGTCGGCAAAGGCCACGGCGTCGTCGATCTCGGCCTGCACCTCGGCGTCGATGGCGTCGAGCTGCGCGGCGCTCACGCCGCTGGCCAGCGCACGCGCGCGGGCGCGCTTGAGCGGGTCGGCGTCGAGCGCACCCTGCAGGTCTTGCGGGTCGCGGTAAGCCTGGGTGTCCACCGACACGTGGCCGCGCACGCGCCAGGTGAGGGCGTGCAGCAGCTGCGGGCCTTCGCCCCCGCGCACCTTCGCCACCAGGCGCTCGGCCATCGCCGACACGGCCTCCACGTCGTTGCCGTCCACCGTTTCGCTGGGCACGCCGAGCGCGTTGGCGCGCGCCGCCACGCCCGGGCCGGCGGTGAGGCCGGCGGTGCTGGTGGTGGCCGAGTAGCGGTTGTCTTCGCAGACGAAGAGCACCGGCAGGCGGTACACCGCGGCCCAGTTGAGCGCTTCCAGGAAGGGCCCGCGGTTGATCGCGCCGTCGCCGAAGAAGCAGGCCACCACGTTGGGCTTGCCCTGCAGCTTGAGCGCGTGCGCCGCGCCGCAGGCGATCGGCAGCCCCGCGGTGACCACACCGTTGGCGCCCAGCATGCCGACCGAAAAGTCGGCGATGTGCATGGAGCCGCCCTTGCCGCCGTTGCTGCCATCGGCGCGGCCGAACAGCTCGGCCATCATGCGGCGCACGTTGCCGCCCTTGGCCAGCGTGTGGCCGTGGCCGCGGTGGGTGCTGGTGAGCAGGTCTTCGCGCCGCAGGTGGGCGCACACGCCGGCGGCCACCGCTTCCTGCCCGATGGACAGGTGCAGCGGGCCGCGCACCTTGGCGCGCTCGTCCACCTTGGCGCCGAGCACGCCCACGCCGCCCTGGCTGGCCACTTCGGCCGCGAGTTCGAAGGCGCGGATGCGCGCCATGGTCCGGTAAAGATCGATCATGGGGAGCGGGTCGGTCAGAGGGCGACGGTGGAGATCCAGGGCACGGCCGCGATCACCAGCACGCCGACCATCAGGGCCACGAGGTAGGGCCAGATCGCGCCGATGACCTCGTCGGGCGGGGCATCGCCGATGCGGCAGGCGATGTAGAAGCCCACGCCGATGGGGGGCATCATCAGGCCCACGTTCATCGCGCACACGATGACCATCGAGTAGTGGATGTCGTGGATGCCGAGCTTGCGCGCGATGGGAAACATGATGGGCGCGAGCAGCAGCACCGCGGGCAGGCCTTCGAGCAGGCAGCCCAGGATCACGAACACCACGATGGTCACCGCCATGAAGGCGATCCAGCCGCCGGGCAGGGTGGTGAGGAAGGTGGAGAGCTGCTGCACCACGCCGCTTTGCGTGATCGACCAGGCCATGGCCGAGGCCGCGCCCAGCACCAGCAGCACCACGCCCGAGAGCGCGGCGGTTTCCACCAGCATGTCGTAGAACTTGCGCAGGCCGATGCCGCCGTACATGACCTGGCCCACGAACAGCGCGTAGACCACGGCCACGGTGGAGACCTCGGTGGCGGTGGCCACGCCTTCGCCCACCGCGGTGCGGATCAGGAAGGGCAGGGCCAGCGCGGGCGCGGCGATCAGCAGGAAGCGGCCCACGAGCTTCATGGGTGCGCGTTTCGCGCCGTGCATGTTCTCGTGGCGGGCCTTCCAGCGCGCGAGCACCAGCAGCATCAGCAGCAGCACCATGGCGATCACGAAGCCGGCCTGGAACAGGCCCGCGATGGACACGCCCGCGACCGCGCCGAGCACGATCAGCACGATGCTGGGCGGCACGGTGTCGGCCATGGCCGCGCCGGTGGCCAGCAGGGCCACCATCTCGCGCGGCTTGTGGCCGCGGCGCTTCATTTCGGGGAACAGCGCCGGCGCCACGGTGGCCATGTCGGAC
This is a stretch of genomic DNA from Hydrogenophaga crocea. It encodes these proteins:
- a CDS encoding type III secretion system chaperone, which produces MPLLTPDDVDTALDQATQAVPELGMVTRLDSSAWVLALASGHELLAEWADEPPRLVLTAPLGQPEPEHELAASRAALLHNAQWPEHGPLRVGRDDEGEWLLMTDLPASALQGPELPDQLLRFGAEQALWTLALQRIGQAASPGAAANPSAAPPMGPASALRA
- a CDS encoding sigma-54-dependent Fis family transcriptional regulator; this encodes MASMPLSPPSPAHDRLALIEQARRAVLDGRNPEAGPRLAPWVARSWRRCLQQGLDPRRSVSFDPVSAAQARRAMEASQPLLQAAAPVIRSLSRAMAHTRYFAILTDAQGVVIDVNGPVDLHEPSVSRIARLGVDLSERAVGTTAIGMALTDLQPVWLHRGEHFFDATSIYSCAGAPIWDPDGRCVGMLDLTGVNVTEQPALKHLVSQSARSIENALALARPHHLLLRMNWPGRVLGDDSDGLVCLDADGAITGLNRPAADMLCVPMGQEAGHASLYFAAPVESLFDAATAHLGAQEVPLWSGLRLQVLAQPERRAARSAPAPQGVPLKDFETSMIRKAVDDARGNVMEAARALGISRATIYRKLGAKRR
- a CDS encoding nucleotidyltransferase family protein, which codes for MTTTALILAAGAGQRLGSIPKCLVRLGGRTLLQRLLESLQALPAVNTVLVVGGPHGAAILRHLNTLPRALWPLVVRNPQPGDDPSDSLHTGLRHLTAMPDRLLVLLADLPLLDASALQAALDAFDRRERGLHALVPTVNGQPGHPVVLDEIACATLRGRGHGGLRAWRRDQPDAVAAWPTDNPRHVRDLDTPDDLERLAQDTGLPVSLPSTEAPPPSGAVIG
- a CDS encoding XdhC family protein, producing the protein MENLDLFVLRTLLDWRRAGKATLLATVMRTWGSSPRPVGSIMALCEGGAVVGSVSGGCIEDDLIHRYRDALQDGPPRKVKYGVSADEAHRFGLPCGGTLELLLEFNPDAATLDDLVARLSAGRMAQRSTEIATGRVVLTDIEQPEALREHEGWLHNAFGPEYRLLMIGAGQLTEYLATMALFSGFSVTVCDPREEYRGAWQVPGVTLSHEMPDDLVRGFRADRRTAIVALTHDPKLDDLALLEALETEAFYIGAIGSRRNQALRHARLIEHFDQTEEGLARLRGPIGIYIGSKTPAEIAVSVMAELLAVKNGVPLPRDLAVGEAKDRLEIDPNEPVACFVREAD
- a CDS encoding 4Fe-4S dicluster domain-containing protein, encoding MQKVLHINPDKCTGCLQCEMACSFENYGIYATSKSRIKVFDFHHTGKKVPYTCTQCDEAWCLHACPVEAIKVDKDTGAKVVNETTCVGCKVCTIACPFGTINYVQETGKVQKCDLCGGDPACADACPTGAITFIDANWTGIDRMKQWADKLGNQPSAA
- a CDS encoding aldehyde ferredoxin oxidoreductase family protein encodes the protein MSWAGKILRVNLSAGTVTSEPLNMQWARAYIGSRGLGSKYLTSEVDPKVDPLSPDNKIIWATGPLTGTMASTGGRYTVITKGPLTGAIACSNSGGYWGAELKMAGWDMVIFEGKSPKPVFLYINDDVAELRDASHLWGQTVWKTEEMVKTQLQDPLVRVSCIGQAGENQVLYAAVVNDLHRAAGRSGVGAVMGSKNLKAIAVRGTKGVGNIRDPKAFMQVTKEKKKILAENAVTGQGLPTYGTQVLMNVINEVGALPTRNHRDVQFEGAKDISAEAMATPRESDGKKHLVTNQACFGCTIACGRISKIDETHFTVQNKPQYWGASGGLEYEAAWALGAANGVNDLEALQYANLLCNEYGMDPISFGATVGAVMELYEMGVLTKEQIGVDAPFGSAAALAAFAEMTGKGEGFGKEIGLGSARLTKKYGHPDLSMSVKGQEFPAYDGRAIQGIGLAYATSNRGACHLRGYTIASEVLGIPVKTDPVESEGKPELVKAFQDATAAFDSSGLCVFTTFAWGVADLAPQLQAACDEQYTTEELEKIGERIWNMEREFNNAAGFTKADDSLPKRLLTEAAKTGPAKGMVSKLPEMLPKYYAARGWDSEGRPTAETKARLGL